The sequence GATACTGAAGCTTTATTTAGTTCATAAGTACGGATCTCTAAATATAGAAACATATTcggtatttttataaaaaagtttcatttactgcgaaatcgtttaaatatattgaaaaatctgACTTAAACTTACGATGCAAGTGAGTTGTTGCATTGTTGATCGACCACTCGATTCCATAAAATTATGAAGACAGATCGAtttcttgataaaatttaattagactTCCTCTCGTCCCTCGATCAGCACCAACGGCATAATATCTAGCatttaaaggaaagaaaagtcAATGTAAAAACAATCATTATAGATGTGACATTGTCGTTTATTTGTGTATTTACTATTTGAAATCCGAACTGTGATGAACGAGCTCAAATTTATCGCTGATCGGATAGCATATAAGAAACTATGCATCATGTtggaaagtagaaaaataaatgccAACTGAATTGGACGTTGATCATTTCAATAGTGGACCAATGTGAACCACGTATCGCCCATATGCACAATAAAAGTAAcgcaattaaaaagaatttatacttTGAGATTTTAATCGTATTAGTCTCTGACAGTATTCCATCTTtatctaattatatttcataaaaatcatgATACGTTCGTATCTTTTCATTAttgtcatatatatataaggtcgttatttatacataagttaataaaaaggaaacatttCACGCTTTTAACTCGtgtcattttttataacaaattggCGATACGGTTCTATAAACGGTtcattttaatgttaaatgtattattatatgaaattgaaaaaagatatatgtatatgtgaaatctatatatacacacatacatctatatgtatacacgtTACATTGAAccgtataaaagtatatataatgttgGTTTTACGGCCACGTATCAATAAACgatagtaattattaattattatcatttcattGTTTACGGTATTAAACGTAATTGACTCCTTCCGCTAGTGATGCTTCGACATCTTTTGTATTACTATTTACGTTCGATttcaattatcgaaatattacaCAGAGAATATTAGTGTATGACTCAAattatcgtttttttttttatttaaaaacgaatCAATCTGAGTATTGAGTAGAGAtctaaataagaatataaatatgtaaaagaaagtataaaaCGTTGTATGACATTGTATGTAAAGCATAAAAGTTAACGTTCATGTCATCGATGTTATGGATGTTATATTCATAAGGACCTCATTACTTTGGTGAATTCTTAAATGTCTTCTTCATTTGACGGTGTGAAGGAACTTGAACGTTAAATCTTTCATCCAAATTCTCTATCggcaaaaaattttattgtacgttacatcatatttgaagaataataaataaatcactaTATATTAAAACTTTGTATTTGGTCCTGATATAGGAAAATTTTCGTTGCCTTTCAATTGATACatatataggaaaataaaaatatgagagAATAAGACAAATGCATGATATACCTTAAATGCGTGTAATTGGAAAAGAATACCATATCGAATTACtgaagttaataaattttaatctggCATCTCCCACTtacttttatcgaatttttgttCAAACTGATCTGACGTctgtttttcaaaattactaCTGCCCTCTTACGAATATCGGAAGAAATTGTATAGCGCGCAATTACAAAATGGCGACCTATTTTCGAACGATACGTAAGAACGTATGAACATAAATCTGTATTGAATGTAATTGAACtcctgtaataaataaaagttccgctagtaataaataaaagtgcaattaaagtaaataattttatgttaattattgcttaaataaaactttgtaACTCTAAAACTACTTCTAGAGATGTCGCTATTAAGCCGAAAAGTGTATGCACTTACATATCTATGTGAAACAGTTCACATTATATAATGGTAGATCAGTAGAATCACATTTGCCGTTCTCGAATTAGGAGACTTGCTGTtcgaaatatataacaatgtcCTTCAGTAGGATAATTgtaagtattattttaatatataatttattacactcgttaatattcaaataaaatgtataaaaattgaattgttgataataaaatgaaatattccgaCAATTTAATTATGGTATTGATTGAATAAAAACATTCTAAGATCAaagaatattacataaaattaacaaaagacATTACTATTTTTTAGGTGCGGTCACTTTCTAGCAGTTCTGCTGCTCAACAAATGGTTAAGGTACTTTtcaaacatatattaaatataaaattacataactttaaaatatatatttaatacttcagataatatttcataatcatATGTTTTAATAAGTCACAATTATGCGAGTTATTTTTAAAGactttagaatattttctattgatttcaTTTCCAGTAATGAAAATGTTACTTCACtgtctttttgtttttagcCTCCAATTCAAGTATATGGAATAGAAGGACGATATGCTACAGCACTTTATTCTGCAGCttcaaaacaaaaaatattaaataatgttgaAAAAGATCTGCTTAAATTTCAAGTATGTATGATAAATACTACATcttattcttaatttataactaaaaataattttactattaataaaaacatacaTATGTTAGGATCTTCTGAAGAAAGATAAACAATTAGAAGAATTTGTGAAGAATCcatcgataaaacgaaaagataAAGTAAAAGCACTTCAAACAATTGGTGGAAAAGTTAGTCTAAGTAATGAAACTGTAAATCTGTTGGGTTTACTGGCAGAAAATGGCAGACtttcaaatgtaaataatgtaattaatacatttaaattatttatggcTGCCAATAGAGGTGAGGTCCCTTGTGAAGTTATAACTGCTAAACCACTTGATGCTGAGATGACATCTAAGCTTCAAACAGCTCTAAAGGGCTTCTTAAATAAAGGTCAATCTATTTTGCTTACTTCGAAAGTTGATCCTTCTATTATTGGAGGTATGATTATAGCAATAGGTGATAAATATGTAGACATGAGCGTGGccagtaaaataaaaaaatattctgacATTATTGCTAACACAGTGTGATCACTTTCTAACATTCAGTGAAATGAGCAAAGATAAAGTACTCATATAGAACAATTCATGAGTATTCTGTATGtcattaaacaataaaatattcagaatcTACTTATTGCTATTAAGAAAAtctgttttttattatattaaaccattttatatataagtaaCCTTTACTTTTTTGTAAGTAAAtcaatcaaaataaaaaaacgagATCTTACTTGTATAATAGTAAGATATAGTCATATCTATTCTTATGCTAAAAAAATTTGAGTGccatttaaaaagtatttttatttgaaaaattaagtaCTTGCAATGTTTTGAATTTGTATATGCATTTACAGAGAAGTTTACAAACGTTCAACTTTTAAACATTgctacattttataaattaatatatatttgtaagaacattgtgttttaatataatcatCATGTCTATTGCTAGTTTCAAATGGCAAAAAGTGGACTacttttcgtaaaaatttaaaatggaaTGTTATAAATGACATTGATTATGCAAAAAAAATATGCTTACAtatcattttacaatatatctaAAAATGTGTAATCGCACATTTATAGTACTATGCAACAATAaaccttaaaaaaaaattgattatcataaattttcttcctacaaatttacaatagatttaaaaaaattatgcatATTTACCTAAATACTCAGTAATCATTGGGcattttgtaatcttttttgtttatggtaaaaataacataaagcGCACTAAAGTAAGACTAGAAAATACATTGTTTAATCAAAGTTTGAATGTAGTGTGAGAAAATGTACACGCACATTTTTACCCTAATTGTGAGATAACTTCATTGGATGGATGTGCAGAAAAAATTGAAGGCACATCTGCATAAAgcttgaaaaagaaaacattcatcaaaattgaagtaatttctatttaaagtAGTTTCATACTTTAATTATGCTCTATATTGCAACTGGAGgtatatcattttttactaAAACCCAATCTTCTTCCTCAATTGTAGTTGATATCATAAACTCATTCGGTACAactggaaataaatattttccatttatattgCAAAAGTGTAATCATATGTTGGgaactaattttattatacttactATGGAATTCAACTTCTAATTCATGTTTACCCATACCTGTTGAATGTGACATTTTCCTCCCATCAACATAACTACCTTTTTGTAAaggttcgtttaatttatcttgTAAAAGCTTTTT comes from Bombus pyrosoma isolate SC7728 linkage group LG2, ASM1482585v1, whole genome shotgun sequence and encodes:
- the LOC122573873 gene encoding ATP synthase subunit O, mitochondrial; this translates as MSFSRIIVRSLSSSSAAQQMVKPPIQVYGIEGRYATALYSAASKQKILNNVEKDLLKFQDLLKKDKQLEEFVKNPSIKRKDKVKALQTIGGKVSLSNETVNLLGLLAENGRLSNVNNVINTFKLFMAANRGEVPCEVITAKPLDAEMTSKLQTALKGFLNKGQSILLTSKVDPSIIGGMIIAIGDKYVDMSVASKIKKYSDIIANTV